The genomic stretch GGTACGCGGACGGGGTGTTCGCCCACAAGCGGCTCGCGATCATCGACGTGGCGCTCAGCCACGAGCCGCTGCCCTACGCCGACGGCCGATACCTGCTCACCTTCAACGGCGAGATCTACAACTACATCGAGCTGCGCGAGGAGCTGATCCGCGACTACGGGGCCCGGTTCGCCACCAACGGTGACGGCGAGGTGATCGTCGCCGGCTACCACTACTGGGGCGAGCAGGTGCTCACCCGGCTGCGCGGCATGTTCGCCTTCGTCATCTGGGACCGGCAGGAGCGCCGGGCGTTCGGCGCCCGCGACTACTACGGCATCAAGCCGCTGCACTACCTGGAGACCGTGGACGGGCTCTACCTCGCCTCGGAGAAGAAGGCCCTGCTGCCGTTCGCGCAGTCCGCGTACGCCGGGGACGCGGGGGTGGACACCGCGAACCTCAGCCACTACCTGACCCTCCAGTACGTTCCCGAGCCGGGCACCCTGCACAAGGGGATCAGCCGGATCGGCTCGGGCGAGTACCTCACCTGGACCCCGGGCAGCCGGATCGACGTGCGGCGGTGGTACCGGCCGGTGTTCCGGCCCGGGCCGATCGCCGACGAGCAGAAGCTGTACCACGAGATCCGCGAGACGCTGCGCGAGAGCGTACGCATGCACATGCGCTCGGACGTGCCGGTCGGGTCGTTCCTGTCCAGCGGGATCGACTCCACCGCGGTGGTGGCGCTGGCCCGCGAGTTCAACCCGAACATCCTCACCTTCACCGTCGGCTACGACGTGCCGGGGTACTCGGAGATCGACGTCGCCCAGGAGTCGGCCCGCCATCTCGACGTGACCACGATCCCGACCAAGATCGGGCCGCAGGACATGATCGACGCGCTGCCGAAGATCGTCTGGCACCTGGACGACCCGGTGGCCGACCCGGCGCTGGTGCCGCTCTATTTCGTTGCCAAGAAGGCCGCCGAGCACGTCACCGTGGTGCTCTCCGGCGAGGGCGCGGACGAGTTCTTCGGCGGGTACACGATCTATCGGGAGCCGCTCTCGCTGAGCGGCGTGAACGGGCTGCCCGGCGGGGTGCAGAAGGGGCTGCGAGCGGTCTCCAAGGCCATCCCGCAGGGGGTCAAGGGCAAGAGCTTCCTGGAGCGCGGCACCACGCCGATCGAGGAGCGCTACTACGGCAACGCGCGGATGTTCACCGAGGAGGAGAAGCAGCACCTGCTGCGCCGGTACGACCCCTCGGTGCGCTACACCGACGTCACCGCGCCGATCTACGCCGAGTGCACCGAACTGGACGACGTCACCAAGATGCAGTACGTCGACCTCTACACCTGGCTGCGCGGGGACATCCTGGTCAAGGCCGACCGGATCTCCATGGCGCACTCGCTGGAGGTGCGGGTGCCCTTCCTCGACCGGGACGTGTTCGAGGTGGCGGCGAAGATCCCGGTCGACCTCAAGCTGCCGCCCCGCTCGGACGCCACCAAGTACGCCATGCGCCAGGCGTTGCAGGGCGTGGTGCCGCCGGCCATCGTCAACCGCAAGAAGCTGGGCTTCCCGACCCCGACCCGGGTCTGGCTGCGCGGCGAGATGTACGAGTGGGCCCGGCACGTGCTGAGCACCTCCGGTGCCGGCGACCTGCTCGACCTTTCGTACGCGCTGCGCCTGCTGGAGGAGCACAAGCGGGAGGAGGCCGACCACTCCCGCAAGGTGTGGACGGTCCTGATCTTCTGCGTCTGGCACGCGATCTTCGTGGCGAAGACGCTCGACCCGGGCATCCAGCGCAACCAGTCGGCGCTGCTCACCAAGCCCGTCGTCGGCTCCATGGTGCGCTGACCGCGACGAACGAGCCCCCCTGCGGAACTCCGCAGGGGGGCCGTTTCGCGCTCGACCGCGATCAGCGGGCGGCGCAGGTGACCGTCGGTAGCGAGGTGCTGCTGCCACTGGCCAGGAAGCCGAACGTCGTGCTGCCGTTGGCGCCGACACTTCCGTTGTACGACACGTTCGTGGCGGTCACCGTCGACCCGGACGAGGTCTGGGTCGCGCTCCAGATCTGACTGATCTGTTGACCGCTCGGCCAGGTCCAACTCGCGGTCCAGCCGTTGAGCGCCGAGGTGCCGTTGTTCTTGATCTCGACTTCGCCCTGGAAACCGCCGGACCAGGAGCTGGCTACCCGGAGGGTGGCCGCGCAGCCACCGGGGCCGGGCGGCGGGGTGGTCGGCGGAGCCGTGGTGGGCGGAGGCGTGGTCGGCGGCGGGGTGGTGGGCGGAGGCGTGGTGGGCGGCGGGTTGGTGCCGCCACCGATGCCGGTCACCTCACCGTTGCCGCCGTCGAAGGCCACGTCGGAGCAGCCGAAGAAGTTCTCCTGGCTGTCCGAGCGGACCCACCGGGAGTAGATGATGTGCCGGCCGGTCTTGTTCGCCGGCAGGTTCCCGGTGAAGTAGTAGTGGCCGTCGTTGGTGCCGACCGCGCCGCGCTGCGGCGGGTTGGTCACCGTCAGGAACGGCTGCTCCTCCAGGTCGCTCCAGGCCAGCGCGCGGGTCGGGCTCCAGCTGTTCTTGGTCACGTAGAAGTAGAACGTGCCCGGGTGGTGCGCCCAGTTGCTGTACCGGAACTCGATGGACCGGCCGGCGGTCAGGTGGGTCACCGGCCAGTCGGTGCGGGCCAGGTCGTAGCCGCGGAACCCGGTGGCGCCGCCGCTGCACAGCTGGCCGTCGGGGATGAAGCCGGTGGTCCGCCCGTTGGCGTCCGAGCGCAGCACGCTGAACCAGTTGTACAGCGAGTTGGCACCGGACTGGGCGACGGCGGCGGCACAGGCCGGGTTCTGCGGCCGGATCTCACCGGTGGGGGAGAGGCCGTCGCGCCAGCACAGGTAGGTGCGGGCGCCCGGCGTCATCGCCGCGCCGTGCGCGGCGGCCGGGTCGGGGCTGGCCGTCACGGCGACGACCGCGCTCGCGGCGAGAGTGACGGCCGCGAAGAACATCGCGGCCAGACGAGGTCGGTGCACAGGTTCTCCTGACTCGCGGGGCACACCGTGCGGGGTGGCCCCGCCGAAACGTGCGGGATGGCGAACGTCCGCTCCCGCAGCTAGGGCGAATGCGACGATGCGGCGACGTGTGTACGGGGTCGATGCCCTCCCGGCACGATGCCGCCAGTGATCTGTCCGCGTGTGTGAATGCCCTCGCGTGTCTGAACCCGGCGCCGATGACGCGCAGCCCCCGCGCCATCCGGCAGCATCATCCCAGCATGTCGCAGCCGTCGACGCAATAGCTGTTCCTCGATGTGCACGACGTCGACTCGCGCGGGTCCGCGCACGCCAATACCGTGGCGTGCACGCCCGGCGGCGGATCGCTGTGCCAGCCTGGGCGGCAGCGGACGGCCGAACGGGAGGGACCGGAATGGGATACGCGGTGGTGCTCGGCGAGGCGCTCGTCGACCTGCTCGACACCGAGAGCGACGGCGGGCCCGTGTTCCGGCAGGCCGTCGGCGGCGGCCCACTGAACGTCGCCGTCGGCATCGCCCGGCTCGGCGGCGCGGTGCAGTTCGTCGGCTCGCTCGGCGACGACGTGCTCGCCGGACGGATCCGCGACCTGCTGGCCGCCGAGCGGGTCGGCACGGCCGGGACGGTCACCGCGCCGGTGCCGACCACGTTGGCCGTCACCACCTTCGCAGGCCCCGAACCGGACTTCCGCTTCTACGGCGACCCGCCCTCCTACTCGCTGCTCACCGCCGACGACGTCGACGCGACGCTGGTCGAGGGCGCCGACGTGCTCTGCTGCGGGTCGATCGTGCTGCTGGCGCCGACCACCCTGGCCGCCGCCCGCCGCGCCTGGTCGCTGGCGCCGGGGCTGCGGGTGTTCGACCCCAACGTCCGGCCCCGGCTGCTGGACGGTCCGCAGGCACTGGCCGAGCTGCGCGGGGTGGTCGCCGAGTTCGCCGCCGGCGCGCACCTGGTCAAGCTGAGCACCGCCGACGCGGAGTTGCTCTACCCGGGCGAGCCGGTGGAGTCGGTGGCGGCGTACCTGCGCGAGGTGGGCGCGGGCACCGTCGTGGTCACCCTGGGACCCGAGGGCGCCGTGGTCGCCGCCGCCGGTGCCGATCCGGTACGCGTACCGGCGCGGAGGGTGGCCGCGGTCGACGCCACCGGCGCGGGCGACTCGGTGATGGCCGCGCTCGTCGCCGACCTGCTCGTCGACGGCGAGCCGGCCGAGCCGGGCGGCTGGACCGAGCGGGTGGCCTTCGCACTGCGGGTCGCCGGGCTCGTCTGCGAACGGCCGGGCGGTGCCGTGGCGATGCCGACCCGGGCGCAGGTGCGCGAGCGCTTCACCGGCTGAGCGCGCCGTCCGGGACAGCGGCTCAGGCGGTGCCGTCCAGCTCGGCGTAGCCGCGGCGGGCCGCGATCAGCGCTGGGCGGGCCGGGAAGGGCGCCTCGGCGGCGACCCGCTCCGGCGGTGCGCAGCCGGTGTGCCCGGCACGGATCAGCCAGGCCAGCTCGACCAGGTCGGCGTGCTGCGCCCGGACGAACCCGACGTCCACCGGCTCGCCGTGCCCCGGCACCACCACCGTCGCCGGGGTGGTCGACCGCAGCAGCTCGGCCACCGCGTCGGGCCACTGCAACGGGAAGGAGTCCTCGAACGCCGGTGGACCGGACTGCTCCACCAGGTCCCCGGTGACCAGCACGTCGGCGTCGGGCACCTGCACCACCAGGTCGGCGTCGGTGTGGCCACGCCCGGGATGCCGCAGCACCACCCGCCGCCCGCCGACGTCGAGGACGGCCTCGGTACGGACGGTGTGGGTGGGCGCGAGCAGCGTGGTGTCGGCCAGTTCGGCGGCCAGCTCCGGATGCTCGTCACGCAGTTCCTCGTACGCCTGCCGGCGCAGCCCGTCCGGGTCGTCGCGCATCGCCTCGGCGGCCAGGTCGTGCGCCCAGACCGGGCGGGGCGGTTCGGCGGCGAACGTGGCGTTGCCGAACCAGTGGTCGTAGTGGTGGTGGGTGTTGACGAGCGTCAGCGGTGCACCGGTGACCGCCCGTACGGCGGCGGCCAGCTCGGCGGCCTGCCCGGCGCTGGAGAGCGTGTCGACCAGCAGTGCCTCGCCGTCACCGCAGACCAGTGTGACGTTGACCGCGAGCAGTGGCTCGCGCAGCACGTGCACCCTGTCGGCGATCTCGACGAAGCGGCCGGTCATGACGGCCGGCCGGCGCGTTCGACGAACCGCCGCCGATCGACCACGACGCGTTCCACCCGGCCCTCGGCCACCCGCTGCCCGCCCTCGGTCACCTCGACGTCGAAGACCAGCCGCCGCCCCTCGACCGTGGTCAGCCTGGCCTGCGCGACCACCGTCCGGTCCACCGGGGTCGCGGCCAGGTGCGTCAACTCGACCCGGGTGCCCACGCTTGTCGAGCCGGCGGGCAGGTACGGCGCGCTCGCCGCCACCGTCGCCGCCTCGGCCAGCGCCAGTACCCGGGGAGTGCCGAGTACCGGCACGTCACCGGAGCCGACCGCCTCGGCAGTGTCGGCGTCGGTGACGGTCAACTCGACCCGGGCGGACAGACCCGGCGTCAGGGCGAGATCCGACTGCACCTGCATGGCCACAGCCTAGGGGCTCGGCGCGTCCCCGGCGACGCGTGCCGCTGGATGGCCCCGCCTTCGCCGGGCCGGGACACCGGCCCGGCCCGGCGACGCGGCGCGCAGGTGGTCCTGCGTGGGACGCCCCCGGGTACGCCGTTAACCTTGTCCGCGATGTCTGCTGTGACCGACCCCCAGCCCTCGGCCCCGACCGAGCCGACCGCCGCGCCCGACGAGGGTCGCCGCCGCGTGATCGCGATGTCGGTGTGGAGCGTCGCCTTCGTGGCGGGCTGGCTCGTCATCGGCCTGCCCACCGACCCGCTGTACGCGTTCTTCTGGATCTGGGCGGGCACCATCGCCTGGAACTCCGCCCGCCCGTGGCGCAGTCACCTGCGCTTCGCCCGGGACTGGGCGCCGGTGGTGCTGCTGCTGGTGGCCTACAACCTCTCCCGCGGCTTCGCGTACCACGACGGGACGATCCCGCACGCGTACGAGCTGATCCTGGCGGACCGGTGGATGTTCGGCTGGGCCATGGACGGCC from Micromonospora craniellae encodes the following:
- the asnB gene encoding asparagine synthase (glutamine-hydrolyzing) → MCGLLAFFSARGDAAAHRDNIAAALECLHHRGPDETGVEVVGDASGRYADGVFAHKRLAIIDVALSHEPLPYADGRYLLTFNGEIYNYIELREELIRDYGARFATNGDGEVIVAGYHYWGEQVLTRLRGMFAFVIWDRQERRAFGARDYYGIKPLHYLETVDGLYLASEKKALLPFAQSAYAGDAGVDTANLSHYLTLQYVPEPGTLHKGISRIGSGEYLTWTPGSRIDVRRWYRPVFRPGPIADEQKLYHEIRETLRESVRMHMRSDVPVGSFLSSGIDSTAVVALAREFNPNILTFTVGYDVPGYSEIDVAQESARHLDVTTIPTKIGPQDMIDALPKIVWHLDDPVADPALVPLYFVAKKAAEHVTVVLSGEGADEFFGGYTIYREPLSLSGVNGLPGGVQKGLRAVSKAIPQGVKGKSFLERGTTPIEERYYGNARMFTEEEKQHLLRRYDPSVRYTDVTAPIYAECTELDDVTKMQYVDLYTWLRGDILVKADRISMAHSLEVRVPFLDRDVFEVAAKIPVDLKLPPRSDATKYAMRQALQGVVPPAIVNRKKLGFPTPTRVWLRGEMYEWARHVLSTSGAGDLLDLSYALRLLEEHKREEADHSRKVWTVLIFCVWHAIFVAKTLDPGIQRNQSALLTKPVVGSMVR
- a CDS encoding lytic polysaccharide monooxygenase auxiliary activity family 9 protein — protein: MFFAAVTLAASAVVAVTASPDPAAAHGAAMTPGARTYLCWRDGLSPTGEIRPQNPACAAAVAQSGANSLYNWFSVLRSDANGRTTGFIPDGQLCSGGATGFRGYDLARTDWPVTHLTAGRSIEFRYSNWAHHPGTFYFYVTKNSWSPTRALAWSDLEEQPFLTVTNPPQRGAVGTNDGHYYFTGNLPANKTGRHIIYSRWVRSDSQENFFGCSDVAFDGGNGEVTGIGGGTNPPPTTPPPTTPPPTTPPPTTAPPTTPPPGPGGCAATLRVASSWSGGFQGEVEIKNNGTSALNGWTASWTWPSGQQISQIWSATQTSSGSTVTATNVSYNGSVGANGSTTFGFLASGSSTSLPTVTCAAR
- a CDS encoding carbohydrate kinase family protein; its protein translation is MGYAVVLGEALVDLLDTESDGGPVFRQAVGGGPLNVAVGIARLGGAVQFVGSLGDDVLAGRIRDLLAAERVGTAGTVTAPVPTTLAVTTFAGPEPDFRFYGDPPSYSLLTADDVDATLVEGADVLCCGSIVLLAPTTLAAARRAWSLAPGLRVFDPNVRPRLLDGPQALAELRGVVAEFAAGAHLVKLSTADAELLYPGEPVESVAAYLREVGAGTVVVTLGPEGAVVAAAGADPVRVPARRVAAVDATGAGDSVMAALVADLLVDGEPAEPGGWTERVAFALRVAGLVCERPGGAVAMPTRAQVRERFTG
- a CDS encoding MBL fold metallo-hydrolase, which produces MTGRFVEIADRVHVLREPLLAVNVTLVCGDGEALLVDTLSSAGQAAELAAAVRAVTGAPLTLVNTHHHYDHWFGNATFAAEPPRPVWAHDLAAEAMRDDPDGLRRQAYEELRDEHPELAAELADTTLLAPTHTVRTEAVLDVGGRRVVLRHPGRGHTDADLVVQVPDADVLVTGDLVEQSGPPAFEDSFPLQWPDAVAELLRSTTPATVVVPGHGEPVDVGFVRAQHADLVELAWLIRAGHTGCAPPERVAAEAPFPARPALIAARRGYAELDGTA
- a CDS encoding thioesterase family protein, whose protein sequence is MQVQSDLALTPGLSARVELTVTDADTAEAVGSGDVPVLGTPRVLALAEAATVAASAPYLPAGSTSVGTRVELTHLAATPVDRTVVAQARLTTVEGRRLVFDVEVTEGGQRVAEGRVERVVVDRRRFVERAGRPS